From one Plasmodium malariae genome assembly, chromosome: 12 genomic stretch:
- the ABCB6 gene encoding ABC transporter B family member 6, putative, which produces MQRYKCLKKNAILRQHFFCQYVPTLNKKFQISCEETKRSYKKVKQLNFNFTLLGCYISQKNKNNEYLSNTLNKFFFLYITQKKKKKKKKLYDSLSTIFNDKHILLNALKQNQNKIVDTRNHDYIVNNRSPNDKYAVEFTFLSKIRNNVSSDNYASLFSTYTKGKEKAESYNSMHCSIEHPKNKLIYPNNYYPFGEGITKGYFLYNCVNQKHFGTCATGDKERKEKNEKKGNNEKIEKKEKQKKWMKIFSNADGAKNSSPQNNDAKHVKSWDKEKGESSKTYANKFNMNEDKLKNEYEEVNVKELDKTLLNLEKLYDNKDSKINVNIKMLVYVFKNFIHKNKELKAKIFFSFIFLLCSKISIIYTPILLSSFIENVNIQKSLNDQIDMSFLNNSSIIILSSYILSRVLSSTLNELRNSVFNTISQRISTFVSKLFFYKIHNLHLSYILSKKNGELSFIFNRGCKSITNLLNVIVFQIIPIIIEFFLYLCILTYKIHYSVSIVTCLNMLLYIIFTTLVTKRRTIIRKYMNKAEQNTFNIFLDSIQNIEQVKYYTNEIHELNKFIKEQEKYEKEAINVQKSLSFLNFGQQIILNFNLFLCLYLTYLNIANAIFPFSYLILVNTLLFQLAMPLNMFGTIYRETKLSLVDIECMVKILVKKIKSPDYSNNLQIQRGDIKFENVSFKYPVPDEKMDPEEIISSSSSNSSISSNSSISSNSSSSSNSSSSSNSSSSSNSSSSSNSSSVAIAAVVAIAAVVAIAAVVAIAAVVAIAAIVAIAAVVAVIMILKGRRGADNTDINTMSEDIRTNLNNEIKKNIRTQLKENNYIFQNFTCHIEHGEKVAIIGKSGLGKSTLVKLLLRLYEIDSGNIYIDNKNIENINLYTLRKSISIVPQDTILFNNTILYNIKYGNFQCTDREIMEASIKSELHEKILRMEKQYDTIVGERGTKLSIGEKQRICIARCFLKNSKIIVLDEHASNLDIENKKSIEKALHNLCLGKTTFIITHVMDNLQNMNKIIFFSGKNIYVGSHNQLMNEYITYRDYYSSKNNELL; this is translated from the exons atgcaacgttataaatgtttaaagAAGAATGCAATTTTACGACagcattttttttgtcaatATGTACCaactttaaataaaaaatttcagaTCAGTTGTGAAGAAACCAAAAGAAGttacaaaaaagtaaaacagTTGAATTTCAATTTTACATTACTTGGTTGCTACATTAGtcagaaaaacaaaaataatgaatatctTTCTAAcactttaaataaatttttttttttatatataactcaaaaaaaaaagaaaaaaaaaaaaaaattatatgattcACTAAGTACTATTTTTAACGACaagcatattttattaaatgctCTAAAACAAAATCAGAATAAAATAGTTGACACACGCAATCATGATTACATTGTAAATAACAGATCCCCTAACGATAAATACGCGGTGGAATTCACTTTTCTAAGCAAAATTAGAAACAATGTGTCTTCAGATAACTATGCCTCCTTATTTAGTACTTAcacaaaaggaaaagaaaaggcAGAAAGTTATAATTCAATGCACTGTTCCATAGAACAtcctaaaaataaattgatatacccaaataattattatcccTTTGGAGAAGGAATAACTAAAGGGTATTTCTTATACAACTGCGTTAATCAAAAGCATTTTGGAACCTGTGCAACAGGGGATAAAGAaaggaaggaaaaaaacgagaaaaagggaaataacgaaaaaatagaaaaaaaagaaaaacaaaaaaaatggatgaaAATTTTCTCGAATGCGGACGGTGCGAAAAATAGCTCTCCCCAGAACAATGACGCCAAACATGTCAAATCATGGGACAAGGAAAAGGGGGAAAGCTCCAAAACATATGCAAACAAATTTAACATGAATGAGGATAAATTGAAGAATGAATACGAAGAAGTAAATGTAAAAGAATTAGATAAGACACTActtaatttagaaaaattatacgaCAATAAAGAtagcaaaataaatgtaaacattaaaatgttagtatatgtttttaaaaattttatacataaaaataaggaattaaaagcgaaaatttttttttcatttatttttttactgtgTTCCAAAATAtccataatatatacacCCATCCTGTTATCATCATTTATTGAAAATgtgaatatacaaaaaagtttaaatgATCAAATAGATATgtcctttttaaataattccagtattataattttatcatcGTATATACTATCTCGAGTTTTGTCATCTACGTTAAATGAATTAAGAAATAGTGTTTTTAATACCATAAGTCAACGCATCTCAACTTTCGTAAGTAAACTGTTTTTCtacaaaatacataatttacaCTTAAGTTATATATTGTCGAAAAAAAATGGGGAACTATCCTTCATATTTAACAGAGGATGTAAAAGTATtactaatttattaaatgtaatcgtttttcaaataattccAATCATTATagaattctttttatatttatgtatattaactTATAAAATACACTACAGCGTTTCCATTGTCACATGCTTAAATATgctgttatatattattttcacaaCCTTAGTAACGAAAAGAAGAACaattattagaaaatatatgaacaaagcAGAACAAAATacgtttaatatatttttagacTCTATACAGAATATAGAACaagttaaatattatacCAACGAAATACATgaattaaacaaatttataaaagaacaggaaaaatacgaaaaagaAGCTATAAATGTTCAAAAATCTTTgtcctttttaaattttggtcaacaaattattttaaattttaatttatttctttgtttatatttGACCTATTTAAATATAGCAAATGCCATTTTCCCATTTAGTTACTTGATATTAGTAAACACCTTGCTATTTCAGCTAGCTATGCCATTAAACATGTTTGGTACTATCTATCGAGAAACGAAGCTAAGTCTAGTTGATATAGAATGCATGGTCAAAAttttggtaaaaaaaataaaatctcCAGATTATTCTAACAACCTGCAAATACAAAGGGGGGACATCAAATTTGAAAACGTTTCCTTTAAGTACCCAGTGCCTGACGAAAAAATGGATCCCGAAGAAATTAttagcagtagtagtagcaaTAGCAGTATTAGTAGCAATAGCAGTATTAGTAGcaatagcagtagtagtagcaatagcagtagtagtagcaatagcagtagtagtagcaatagcagtagtagtagcaaTAGCAGCAGTGTAGCAATAGCAGCAGTCGTAGCAATAGCAGCAGTCGTAGCAATAGCAGCAGTCGTAGCAATAGCAGCAGTCGTAGCAATAGCAGCAATCGTAGCAATAGCAGCAGTCGTAGCAGTGATAATGATACTAAAGGGAAGAAGGGGAGCA GATAATACAGATATAAACACCATGAGTGAAGATATAAGAACAAATTTGaacaatgaaataaaaaaaaatataagaacacaacttaaggaaaataattatatatttcaaaatttcaCGTGTCATATTGAACATGGAGAAAAAGTAGCTATTATTGGAAAAAGCGGCCTAGGAAAAAGTACCTTAGTAAAACTGTTATTAAGATTATATGAAATAGATAgtggaaatatatatattgataataaaaatattgaaaatattaatttatacacACTAAGAAAAAGTATAAGTATTGTTCCACAAGatactatattatttaataatacaatattgtataatataaaatatggaaattTTCAATGTACTGATAGAGAAATAATGGAAGCATCGATTAAATCAGAACTACATGAAAAAATACTACGAATGGAAAAACAATATGATACCATTGTCGGTGAAAGAGGTACCAAATTATCAATTGGAGAAAAACAAAGAATATGTATAGCTAggtgttttttaaaaaattcaaaaattattgttCTAGATGAACATGCAAGTAACTTagatattgaaaataaaaaatccaTCGAAAAGGCTTTGCACAATCTGTGCTTGGGAAAAacaacttttattattacacaTGTAATGgataatttacaaaatatgaacaaaattattttcttttccggtaaaaacatatatgtagGTAGTCACAACCAACTGATGAATGAATACATAACTTACCGGGATTACTACAGCTCGAAAAATAATGAGCTACTTTAA